AGCTCGTCATGATAAAATATTGAGGTTGTTCTTACCCCAAGGGCAATGATAAGTAAAAACGTTCCCAGGATGGTTACCTGCCGGGTATTGATGTAACTATAAGTATCCTTAAATTCATCGGAATACTTTTTTGGAATTCTATATCTAAATAAATGGAGCACTTTGTTTTTTTTGGTAGTAAAAATAATGAAAGGAAATGAAGTTGTATGATTATTATATTATTTTTACTGAAAGTAATTAATATTTATGATGGCTACGATACCTAAAATTTATTTGATTATGATGCTGCTTTCTATAAACGTTATAGTTAAAGCTCAGGGAGTTGACTCCTTAAATTACAAATTTAGCCTGAAATCAGCGATTGATTTTGCTTTAAGACACCAAACAGCAGTTCTGAATGCCACCGTTGATGAGGAGATTGCTCGTAATACGATAAAACAAACCGTTGGTATTGGTTTGCCACAGGTGTCCAGCTCTTTTAGCTTTCAGGACTTCCTGAAATTGCCAACAACACTACTGCCTGGTGAATTCGCTTCTCCACCTTCCAATACGCCTATTCCTGTTAAGTTTGGTACAAAGTATAATTCTACAGCAAATATTCAGTTAAGTCAGTTGATATTTGATGGAGGGTATATTGTTGGGTTACAAGCTACAAAAACCTATAAGGAGCTGTCGGTTAGAAATAGTAAGCGAACAAAGATAGAAACAGTTGTCGCCGTAACTAAAGCCTATTATTCCGCATTGGTGAGTAAGGAGCAACTGAGTTTAATTGATGCGAACCTTGCACAGCTCACAAAATCTTTAAATGATACAGAGGCGATGTTTAAGAATGGCTTTTCTGAAAAGATTGATGTGGATAGACTTCAGGTTTTAAAAAATAATTTAGAAACCGACAGGGAGAATGTGGTTCAGTTATTTGCTATTAATGTAGATTTACTTAAATTCCAAATGGGAATGCCAATACAAGCTAACCTTGCACTTACTGATAAGATCAGTGATGTAAGGGCAGAGCCCGTAGTTTTACAAACTACTGATACAACATCATACAGAGGGAGGATAGAGTACTCTTTGCTGGAAACCCAAAAAAAATTAAATGAATTGGATTTAAAACGGCAAAAAAGTATGTTCCTGCCCACATTGTCAGGATTTGCCAGTGCCTCTAAAAATTTTCAATCAGATAATTTACCTACACATTTCGATCAGAGCTTTCCAACTTCTGTAATTGGGCTTACGCTTTCCTGGAATATTATTAATGGCGGACAGCGTATTTATCAGGTTCGCAATGCTAAACTAGCGGTTCAGAAGTCTGAAAATGATATGGTTAACTTAAAGAATGGCATTACGCTTGAGATTTCAAATGGACAGAAAGCTTATCTCAGTAGCTTGCGTTCGGTCGAAAATCAACAAAGAAATCTTAGCCTGTCAGCCGAAATACTTAGGGTTTCCCGCATTAAGTATGAACAAGGGGTCGGTTCTAGTCTGGAAGTAACCACCGCTGAAACGTCTTTAAAAGAAGCTCAAAACAATTACATCAAAGCATTATATGATCTGCTGATTAATAAGGTGGATCTGGATAAGGCTACAGGAAGAATCAATTATTAACCTCAAAATACCCCATAACGATGAAAACACCATTATATACAGTCGCACTGGCCCTTTTTTTTGCTTCCTGTTCATCAGATAATCCAAAGGATAAAAAAGCAGCATTAGAAAAGCTTAAAAAGGAGCAGACAGTGCTGAATGGGAAAATAGAAAAGCTGGAGTCGGAATTAGGCCAGAATAAAAAGAAAGATGATTTTAAAGATGTGGCTGTAACGGAACTGGCAGAAACGCATTTCCGAAATTATGTGGAAGTACAAGGGAAAGTTGATGCTGAAGATAATGTAGATATTATGCCTGAAGTACCAGGGACAGTAATTGGGATTTATGTGAAAGCCGGGCAACATGTAAGTAAAGGACAAGTATTGGCACAATTGGATGATAAAGTACTGAAACAAAGTGTTGCTCAGCTGCAAACTCAACTGGATCTGGCTACCACTGTTTTTAACCGCCAGAAAAATCTATGGGACCAAAAGATTGGGACTGAGGTTCAATATTTAACGGCAAAGAGCCAGAAAGAAGGGTTAGAAAAACAACTCGCAGGGCTAAAATCGCAGGCATCGATGAGTAAGATCAAAAGCCCGGTTTCCGGGACGGTAGATGCGATGGATATGAAGCTGGGACAATCTGTAGCTCCCGGAACACCAATTGGAATAAGGGTGGTAAATGCTGATAAACTTAAGGTAAAGGCCCTTGTTTCTGAAAATTATGGTGGAAAGGTAAATCAGGGAGATGAGGTTACTATTTCTTTACCGGATGTACCGGAGACGTTGAATGCGAGGGTTTCTTTTGCGGCTAAGGTGATTGATCCTGTTTCGAGAGGGTTTAATGTGGAGGTGAAATTACCTTCAAATAAGAATTATCGTCCCAATATGGTGGCCATATTAAAAATTATAGATTATAGCAATGATAAGGCGCTCGTGGTTCCAATAAATGCGATACAAAAATCGGAAAGCAGTGAATATGTTTATACGGCTGTGGATGGGAAAGCCAAAAAGGTAAATATTAAGACAGGAAAGGTGTCGGATGGTAAAGCAGAAGTTTTATCAGGTTTAAAAGTGGGTGATAAGGTGATTGTCACAGGTTTTCAGGGGCTGAACGATGGGGATTCGGTTAAGTTATAAATTGATTATTCATAAAATAATATGAAGGATATTAATAAAGAATTTCGACCGTCCAGTTGGGCGATAGATAACAGAACGGCTATATACGTATTTACGTGTTTGCTGATGATCGCCGGTTATTTTTCCTACAATAGTCTGCCAAAAGAGAATTTTCCGGAGGTTATCATCCCAAAGATATTTGTGCAAACAGTTTATCCGGGTACTTCTCCTGCAAATATAGAGAACCTGGTTACCAAGCAACTGGAAAAGCAGATAAGGGGTACATTAGGATTGAAAAAGATCACTTCCAATTCGTATCAGGATTTCTCTTTCATTACTGCCGAGTTTAATACAGGGGTAGATATAAAAGATGCAAAACAGCGGGTAAAGGACGCGGTAGATAAGGCCAGAACAGATCTTCCAACTGATTTACCTGCTGATCCGGTGATTATGGATATCAATCTCTCAGATCTGCCAATTATGTATATCAATATTTCGGGAGATTATGACCTGAAGAAATTAAAGGAGTATGCTGATGATATTCAAGATCGGGTTGAGGGCCTGAAAGAGATTGCCGGAGTGGATATTGTGGGCGCTCTGGAGCCTGAAATACAGATCAATGTTGATTTACGTAAGATGGAGGCAGCACGTCTCTCATTTAATGATATTGCTCAGGCTGTAAGTAAAGAAAATAAAACCATATCTGGCGGTTCGGTAAAGATGGATGGGATGCTGCGAACTTTAAATGTTAAAAAGGAGTTTAAAGATGCCGAAGAGATTGGTAATCTTATTGTTAAAACACCTACAGGGGGCGCTGTTTATTTAAAGGATATTGCAGAGGTAAAGGACTCGTTTAAGGAGCAAAATAGCTATGCCCGGCTATATGGGAAAAATGTGATTACGTTAAATGTGAGGAAACGGAGTGGAGAAAATCTGATTGAGGCTTCCGATAAGATCAACGCACTATTGAAGGAAATGAAGGGTAAGGTGATTCCTGAAAAATTGAACATTACCATCACGGGTGATCAAAGTGATCAGACTCGTATTACGCTTCATGATCTGATCAATACCATCATTATTGGTTTTATCCTGGTAACATTGATCCTGATGTTTTTTATGGGGGTAACCAATGCGTTATTTGTAGCAATGTCTGTACCGCTGTCTATGTTTATCGCTTTTCTTTCCATGCCTGTGTTGGGAGGGTTATTCCATTTTAACTTTACCATGAACATGATGGTATTGTTCTCTTTCTTGCTGGGG
This is a stretch of genomic DNA from Candidatus Pedobacter colombiensis. It encodes these proteins:
- a CDS encoding TolC family protein, giving the protein MMATIPKIYLIMMLLSINVIVKAQGVDSLNYKFSLKSAIDFALRHQTAVLNATVDEEIARNTIKQTVGIGLPQVSSSFSFQDFLKLPTTLLPGEFASPPSNTPIPVKFGTKYNSTANIQLSQLIFDGGYIVGLQATKTYKELSVRNSKRTKIETVVAVTKAYYSALVSKEQLSLIDANLAQLTKSLNDTEAMFKNGFSEKIDVDRLQVLKNNLETDRENVVQLFAINVDLLKFQMGMPIQANLALTDKISDVRAEPVVLQTTDTTSYRGRIEYSLLETQKKLNELDLKRQKSMFLPTLSGFASASKNFQSDNLPTHFDQSFPTSVIGLTLSWNIINGGQRIYQVRNAKLAVQKSENDMVNLKNGITLEISNGQKAYLSSLRSVENQQRNLSLSAEILRVSRIKYEQGVGSSLEVTTAETSLKEAQNNYIKALYDLLINKVDLDKATGRINY
- a CDS encoding efflux RND transporter periplasmic adaptor subunit translates to MKTPLYTVALALFFASCSSDNPKDKKAALEKLKKEQTVLNGKIEKLESELGQNKKKDDFKDVAVTELAETHFRNYVEVQGKVDAEDNVDIMPEVPGTVIGIYVKAGQHVSKGQVLAQLDDKVLKQSVAQLQTQLDLATTVFNRQKNLWDQKIGTEVQYLTAKSQKEGLEKQLAGLKSQASMSKIKSPVSGTVDAMDMKLGQSVAPGTPIGIRVVNADKLKVKALVSENYGGKVNQGDEVTISLPDVPETLNARVSFAAKVIDPVSRGFNVEVKLPSNKNYRPNMVAILKIIDYSNDKALVVPINAIQKSESSEYVYTAVDGKAKKVNIKTGKVSDGKAEVLSGLKVGDKVIVTGFQGLNDGDSVKL